A genomic window from Sorex araneus isolate mSorAra2 chromosome 2, mSorAra2.pri, whole genome shotgun sequence includes:
- the ZBTB7A gene encoding zinc finger and BTB domain-containing protein 7A: MAGGVDGPIGIPFPDHSSDILSGLNEQRTQGLLCDVVILVEGREFPTHRSVLAACSQYFKKLFTSGAVVDQQNVYEIDFVSAEALTALMDFAYTATLTVSTANVGDILSAARLLEIPAVSHVCADLLDRQILAADAGGDAGQLDLVDQMDQRNLLRAKEYLEFFQSNPMNSLPPAAAAAAAAAAGFPWSAFGASDDDLDATKEAVAAAVAAVAAGDCNGLDFYGPGPPSERPPAGDADEGDSTPGLWPEQDEDAPSANAAVAAAAGLFPAGATQNGHYSRAGGEEEAASLSEAAPEPGDSPGLLAGGADGEDGDGPDDGLAASTLLQQMMSSVGRAAAAAGDSDDEARGDDKGVVDYYLKYFSGAHDGDVYPAWSQKVEKKIRAKAFQKCPICEKVIQGAGKLPRHIRTHTGEKPYECNICKVRFTRQDKLKVHMRKHTGEKPYLCQQCGAAFAHNYDLKNHMRVHTGLRPYQCDSCCKTFVRSDHLHRHLKKDGCNGVPSRRGRKPRVRTAGALGGPEPAPGGPAPPPPPPPPDGAADADDDPHPPQAATAAAAAAATGAAARRNGQEKHFKDDEDEDEDAAGSPDDRSNAGGTGAGGAAGGTGAAAGLA; encoded by the exons ATGGCCGGCGGCGTGGACGGCCCCATCGGGATCCCCTTCCCGGACCACAGCAGTGACATcctgagcgggctgaatgagcaGCGGACCCAGGGGCTGCTGTGTGACGTGGTGATCCTGGTGGAGGGCCGCGAGTTCCCCACGCACCGCTCCGTGCTGGCGGCCTGCAGCCAGTACTTCAAGAAGCTCTTCACGTCGGGCGCCGTGGTGGACCAGCAGAACGTGTACGAGATCGACTTCGTCAGCGCCGAGGCCCTCACCGCGCTCATGGACTTCGCCTACACGGCCACGCTCACGGTCAGCACGGCCAACGTGGGCGACATCCTGAGCGCCGCCCGCCTGCTGGAGATCCCCGCCGTCAGCCACGTATGCGCCGACCTGCTCGACCGCCAGATCCTGGCGGCGGATGCGGGTGGAGACGCCGGGCAGCTGGACCTCGTCGACCAAATGGACCAGCGCAACCTTCTGCGGGCCAAGGAGTACCTTGAGTTCTTCCAGAGCAACCCCATGAAcagcctgccccctgctgccgccgccgctgccgccgccgccgccggcttCCCCTGGTCAGCCTTTGGCGCCTCCGACGACGACCTGGATGCCACCAAGGAGGCCGTGGCGGCCGCCGTGGCCGCCGTGGCCGCGGGGGACTGCAATGGGCTGGATTTTTACGGGCCAGGCCCCCCCAGTGAGCGACCCCCAGCCGGGGACGCGGATGAGGGGGACAGCACCCCGGGCCTGTGGCCGGAGCAGGACGAGGATGCCCCCAGCGCCAACGCCGCCGTGGCCGCCGCGGCGGGCCTCTTCCCGGCGGGCGCCACGCAGAACGGCCACTAcagccgggcgggcggggaggaggaggcggcctcGCTGTCTGAGGCGGCCCCGGAGCCCGGCGACTCCCCGGGCCTGCTGGCGGGCGGCGCCGACGGCGAGGATGGCGACGGGCCGGACGACGGGCTGGCGGCCAGCACGCTGCTGCAGCAGATGATGTCGTCGGTGGGCCGGGCGGCCGCGGCCGCCGGGGACAGCGACGACGAGGCGCGGGGCGACGACAAGGGCGTGGTGGACTACTACCTGAAGTACTTCAGCGGCGCCCACGACGGCGACGTCTACCCGGCCTGGTCGCAGAAGGTGGAGAAGAAGATCCGCGCCAAGGCCTTCCAGAAGTGCCCCATCTGCGAGAAGGTGATCCAGGGCGCCGGCAAGCTGCCCCGGCACATCCGcacgcacacgggcgagaagccctacgaGTGTAACATCTGCAAAGTTCGCTTCACCAG gcAGGACAAGCTGAAGGTGCACATGCGGAAGCACACGGGGGAGAAGCCCTACCTGTGCCAGCAGTGCGGCGCGGCCTTCGCGCACAACTACGACCTGAAGAACCATATGCGGGTGCACACGGGCCTGCGGCCCTACCAGTGCGACAGCTGCTGCAAGACCTTCGTGCGCTCCGACCACCTGCACAGACACCTCAAGAAGGACGGCTGCAACGGGGTGCCCTCGCGCCGCGGCCGCAAGCCCCGCGTGCGCACCGCGGGGGCGCTGGGGGGCCCCGAGCCCGCGCCGGggggccccgcgccgccgccgccgccgccgccccccgacGGCGCAGCCGATGCCGACGacgacccccaccccccgcaggcagccacggcggcagcggcagcggcggccACGGGGGCAGCGGCGCGGCGCAACGGGCAGGAGAAGCACTTTAAGGacgacgaggacgaggacgaggacgcgGCGGGCAGCCCCGACGACAGGTCGAATGCGGGGGGCACCGGAGCGGGGGGCGCCGCCGGGGGCACGGGGGCCGCGGCCGGACTcgcctga